Proteins encoded by one window of Halobaculum halobium:
- a CDS encoding ParB N-terminal domain-containing protein: MSNGATMMVSDLEPHPFSEELFKQDEPSSRFIQSIDEELENPIIVNQDGLILDGVRRWKAATALDWDSIPVDTRDYGSTEMEQLAILRHNDDREETFSQKMRIALQYKELVAPMMEKRIEQSEKVDFADLSENSPQLDLADAEGKTTRELVGDRIGWSGSKFYYARKVWEAAEGGENYSSDISDFAKELVKDLDGDKKSVYGAWTDLKERIERESSSPTNEVPWNSIEKANLLNELRTVETIYDVTEPEITTEESWTVGLQKLSQAYDDHSGEPVKAGEAPIFVYLMERNGLANLSEDDDSVAGSIAARRPDADLLDELYNERDIAPLELAIRYGVTESLVRFWLREDDISMKRGDFSESQLRMMNLN; encoded by the coding sequence ATGTCAAATGGGGCTACTATGATGGTTTCGGATTTGGAACCGCACCCCTTCAGCGAGGAACTATTCAAGCAAGATGAGCCAAGCAGTCGGTTCATTCAGAGCATCGATGAGGAGCTTGAAAATCCCATTATCGTCAACCAGGATGGGTTGATTCTGGACGGGGTCCGTCGATGGAAAGCTGCGACGGCGCTTGATTGGGATTCGATCCCGGTCGATACGCGAGACTATGGCAGCACCGAGATGGAGCAGTTGGCGATCCTACGGCACAATGACGACCGCGAGGAGACGTTTTCGCAGAAGATGCGGATCGCCCTCCAGTACAAGGAACTGGTTGCGCCGATGATGGAGAAGCGGATCGAGCAAAGCGAGAAGGTCGACTTTGCAGATCTGTCTGAGAATTCGCCTCAGCTAGACCTAGCAGATGCAGAGGGTAAGACCACTCGGGAACTCGTAGGAGATCGAATTGGGTGGTCTGGCTCGAAATTCTACTATGCGCGGAAGGTCTGGGAGGCTGCAGAGGGAGGGGAGAACTACTCCTCAGACATCTCTGACTTTGCCAAAGAGCTAGTCAAGGATCTCGACGGGGACAAGAAGTCCGTATATGGTGCTTGGACAGACCTGAAAGAGAGAATCGAGCGCGAGTCTAGTTCACCGACCAACGAGGTTCCCTGGAATTCAATCGAGAAGGCGAATCTCCTGAATGAGCTACGAACTGTAGAGACGATCTACGATGTTACCGAACCCGAGATCACTACTGAGGAAAGCTGGACCGTAGGATTACAGAAACTTAGTCAGGCATATGATGACCATTCAGGAGAGCCGGTCAAAGCTGGTGAGGCACCAATCTTCGTTTACCTGATGGAGAGGAATGGGCTTGCAAACCTCTCAGAAGACGACGATTCTGTCGCCGGGAGTATCGCTGCTCGTCGTCCTGATGCTGACTTGCTCGACGAATTGTACAACGAGCGCGACATCGCCCCGCTTGAACTGGCTATCCGCTATGGAGTCACCGAGTCATTAGTTCGCTTCTGGCTCCGTGAGGATGATATCAGCATGAAGCGGGGGGACTTCTCCGAGAGTCAGCTCAGGATGATGAACTTGAACTAA